A stretch of Anaeromyxobacter dehalogenans 2CP-1 DNA encodes these proteins:
- a CDS encoding CBS domain-containing protein: MASIQTRVTRTVVALDDTASCAEAARLMTDRGIGSVGVRRGGALTGLVTERDLVAAIARGVDPARTPLAAVLRPDFPAVAPQATDAECAQLMRTRRTRHLAVREGGVVVGVISMLDLVDLVVEEKQSDIEQLESYIRGGRAHQLSEPITTMFSHAANSAY; this comes from the coding sequence ATGGCCTCGATCCAGACCCGCGTCACCCGCACCGTCGTCGCCCTCGACGACACCGCCAGCTGCGCCGAGGCCGCCCGCCTCATGACCGACCGCGGCATCGGCTCGGTCGGCGTGCGCCGCGGCGGGGCGCTCACGGGCCTGGTGACCGAGCGCGACCTGGTCGCCGCCATCGCGCGCGGGGTCGATCCCGCCAGGACGCCGCTCGCCGCGGTGCTGCGCCCCGACTTCCCCGCCGTCGCGCCGCAGGCCACCGACGCCGAGTGCGCCCAGCTCATGCGCACCCGCCGCACCCGCCACCTTGCGGTGCGCGAGGGCGGCGTGGTGGTCGGCGTCATCTCGATGCTCGACCTGGTGGACCTCGTGGTCGAGGAGAAGCAGTCGGACATCGAGCAGCTCGAGAGCTACATCCGCGGCGGCCGCGCCCACCAGCTGAGCGAGCCCATCACCACGATGTTCAGCCACGCGGCGAACTCGGCCTACTGA
- a CDS encoding LysR substrate-binding domain-containing protein, with protein sequence MRRLDPRKLETFRVVAQARKISTAAKLLHLSQPAVTAQIRALEEECGRALLVRSSKGVTPNDWGLRLLDTAKQVHALLGEVEGAFQDEPGVGEEVVLGASMTTASYVVPPLVAGYRAVHGRAPFRMQVANTARVLEWVADGKVPLGIVEGRLRSPRVHLERYLEDELVAVAAASARDLLRISRAADLASAPLLLREPGSNTRALVEEALAGVLGARSVRRSELLFGSNQSIKMAAVAGLGVAFVSRWSVQLEVAAGTLRILPLRDLRLTRSFSWATASPRLQGAAGRFQAWARQHPPPRP encoded by the coding sequence GTGCGCCGCCTCGATCCCCGCAAGCTCGAGACCTTCCGCGTGGTCGCGCAGGCCCGGAAGATCTCCACCGCCGCCAAGCTGCTCCACCTGTCGCAGCCGGCGGTGACCGCGCAGATCCGCGCGCTCGAGGAGGAGTGCGGCCGCGCGCTGCTGGTCCGCTCGTCGAAGGGCGTCACCCCCAACGACTGGGGGCTGCGGCTGCTCGACACCGCGAAGCAGGTGCACGCCCTGCTCGGCGAGGTGGAGGGCGCGTTCCAGGACGAGCCGGGCGTGGGCGAGGAGGTGGTGCTCGGCGCGAGCATGACCACCGCCTCCTACGTCGTCCCGCCGCTCGTCGCCGGCTACCGGGCGGTGCACGGGCGCGCCCCGTTCCGGATGCAGGTCGCGAACACCGCGCGCGTGCTGGAGTGGGTGGCCGACGGGAAGGTGCCGCTCGGGATCGTGGAGGGCCGGCTGCGCTCGCCCCGCGTCCACCTGGAGCGATACCTGGAGGACGAGCTGGTGGCGGTCGCCGCCGCGTCCGCCCGCGATCTCCTGCGCATCTCCCGCGCGGCCGACCTCGCCTCGGCCCCGCTGCTGCTGCGCGAGCCCGGGTCCAACACCCGCGCGCTGGTGGAGGAGGCGCTGGCCGGCGTCCTCGGGGCTCGCTCGGTGCGGCGGTCGGAGCTCCTGTTCGGCTCCAACCAGTCGATCAAGATGGCCGCGGTGGCGGGGCTGGGCGTCGCGTTCGTCTCGCGCTGGAGCGTCCAGCTGGAGGTGGCCGCCGGCACGCTGCGCATCCTTCCGCTGCGCGACCTGCGGCTCACCCGGTCCTTCTCCTGGGCGACCGCCTCGCCCCGCCTCCAGGGGGCCGCCGGACGGTTCCAGGCCTGGGCCCGCCAGCACCCGCCGCCCAGGCCCTAG
- a CDS encoding translation initiation factor 2: MKTLTELSGTLIRTAAAAIAAARRNLPAEPEPVAAAPAPAATTEAAPDAAPEAAPAEAAPAEAAPAEAAPAEAAPATDAQPEAAAAAAAPAAPAPQGESEAVKAALDAAVSGATGVSGDRLALLRAAVEVVGRRAEDVRLVRVFGVEEPVAGAKTLGDHQFLVDLFPASMKQTAGGDRDDRGGRRGGRGGRGGGGGGRGGGGGGKGAGAATGGFSMDSLREDRRNERGGGRGRPGGGGRRPGGPGGGRGPGGPGGGAPKK, from the coding sequence ATGAAGACCCTGACCGAGCTGAGCGGCACCCTCATCCGGACGGCGGCGGCGGCGATCGCGGCCGCGCGGCGCAACCTCCCGGCCGAGCCCGAGCCCGTCGCGGCGGCGCCTGCCCCCGCGGCCACGACCGAGGCGGCGCCCGATGCCGCTCCCGAGGCGGCACCGGCCGAGGCGGCACCGGCCGAGGCGGCACCGGCCGAGGCGGCACCGGCCGAGGCGGCACCGGCCACCGACGCGCAGCCCGAGGCGGCCGCGGCGGCCGCTGCGCCCGCTGCGCCGGCGCCCCAGGGCGAGAGCGAGGCCGTGAAGGCCGCGCTCGACGCGGCGGTGTCCGGGGCGACCGGGGTGTCCGGCGATCGCCTGGCGCTCCTCCGCGCCGCGGTCGAGGTGGTGGGACGCCGCGCCGAGGACGTCCGGCTGGTCCGGGTCTTCGGGGTCGAGGAGCCCGTCGCCGGCGCCAAGACGCTCGGCGACCACCAGTTCCTGGTGGACCTGTTCCCCGCGAGCATGAAGCAGACGGCCGGTGGCGACCGCGACGATCGCGGCGGGCGCCGGGGTGGTCGCGGCGGCCGGGGCGGGGGAGGCGGCGGCCGCGGCGGTGGCGGCGGCGGCAAGGGGGCCGGGGCGGCGACCGGCGGCTTCTCCATGGACTCGCTGCGCGAGGACCGCCGCAACGAGCGCGGCGGCGGGCGCGGGCGGCCGGGCGGCGGCGGCCGGCGGCCGGGTGGCCCGGGCGGCGGGCGCGGTCCCGGCGGCCCCGGCGGCGGCGCGCCGAAGAAGTAG
- a CDS encoding RIO1 family regulatory kinase/ATPase, with protein sequence MHDPLAPLLADGVVEAVGARLKTGKEAEVWLVQSGGEVVAAKVYKARQTRTFRNDAAYREGRRVRDSRTQRAMDRGSRFGQAAAEEAWKAREADALHALHAAGVRVPRPVLFYEGVLLMELVVGPDGHPAPRLVDARVPRERAAALYADLRAQAVRMLCCDLIHGDLSPYNVLLGHDGPVVIDFPQVVGAAHNGQAEAFFRRDLENLRRFFAALDPALHAAAGDAREIWRAYVRRELTPDFVPSGRAPEPAPRAPAHPSARAGGHGQPPRPHAAAPRAAPAHPAPGPAHPTPAPTHPAPPRAAPAHGDAPQRRGPGNRQRGPGAGDRGGRPSDRGARPADRGGRPADRREHGGDRGGERRRAGAAAGPEVIRVERLPLAAPRDRPGHAQPRPGSGAPSQHGRGPGPRPGAPRRGPRR encoded by the coding sequence ATGCACGACCCCCTCGCACCGCTCCTCGCCGACGGCGTGGTCGAAGCCGTCGGCGCGCGCCTGAAGACCGGCAAGGAGGCCGAGGTCTGGCTCGTCCAGTCCGGCGGCGAGGTGGTCGCGGCCAAGGTCTACAAGGCCCGCCAGACCCGCACCTTCCGCAACGACGCGGCCTACCGCGAGGGCCGCCGCGTCCGCGACAGCCGCACGCAGCGCGCCATGGACCGCGGGAGCCGCTTCGGCCAGGCGGCCGCGGAGGAGGCGTGGAAGGCGCGCGAGGCCGACGCGCTGCACGCGCTCCACGCCGCGGGCGTGCGGGTCCCGCGCCCGGTGCTGTTCTACGAGGGCGTGCTGCTCATGGAGCTGGTGGTCGGGCCCGACGGCCACCCCGCGCCGCGCCTGGTGGACGCGCGCGTGCCGCGCGAGCGCGCCGCCGCGCTCTACGCCGACCTGCGCGCGCAGGCGGTGCGCATGCTCTGCTGCGACCTCATCCACGGTGACCTGTCACCGTACAACGTGCTGCTCGGGCACGACGGCCCGGTGGTGATCGACTTCCCGCAGGTGGTCGGCGCCGCGCACAACGGGCAGGCGGAGGCGTTCTTCCGCCGCGACCTCGAGAACCTGCGCCGCTTCTTCGCCGCCCTCGATCCCGCGCTCCACGCCGCCGCCGGGGACGCACGGGAGATCTGGCGCGCGTATGTCCGGCGCGAGCTGACCCCCGACTTCGTCCCGTCCGGCCGCGCCCCGGAGCCCGCGCCCCGCGCGCCCGCGCACCCGTCCGCCCGCGCCGGGGGTCATGGACAGCCGCCGCGGCCGCACGCCGCGGCCCCGCGCGCCGCACCCGCGCACCCGGCGCCTGGCCCCGCGCACCCGACGCCCGCGCCCACGCACCCGGCGCCCCCGCGCGCTGCGCCCGCGCATGGCGACGCGCCGCAGCGGCGCGGGCCCGGGAACCGGCAGCGCGGACCGGGCGCCGGCGACCGCGGCGGCCGCCCGAGCGACCGCGGCGCCCGCCCTGCAGACCGCGGGGGCCGCCCAGCCGATCGCCGCGAGCACGGAGGGGATCGCGGCGGCGAACGGCGCCGCGCCGGCGCCGCCGCCGGACCCGAGGTGATCCGCGTCGAGCGCCTGCCGCTCGCCGCCCCCCGCGACCGGCCGGGCCACGCGCAGCCGCGCCCCGGGTCAGGGGCGCCCTCCCAGCACGGTCGCGGGCCCGGGCCCCGGCCCGGGGCCCCGCGGCGCGGTCCGCGGCGCTGA
- the ccsA gene encoding cytochrome c biogenesis protein CcsA, translated as MPKLLALLSSLKLAVILLVLLLLGLSAGTIIESRSGVEVAGRLVYYAPWFLALQALFTVNVVASLVALFPYGKMRIGYLLTHGSLVLILVGALVTYFFKVEGTLGLWEGQTGNEIDQVENGQLVARHTLPFSVRLMDFQIDHYPGTMRPAQFRSYVVILDAQTGAGTPGALWMNHPLEVAGYTIFQSSYQQENGREASVFSVSKDPGQPIVFAGYVLLVLGMCVVFGTRIVQRRRAAALLASLAVLALARPAAAEDQVTKADLEALRRLPVQADGRLMPLDTWARENVWKITGRRQWQGRDSVVVAAGWLANPQAAANEPVIALDDAKLAEAIGLPGATHAALVQVARSPQFGQLMRQASEQEAHNEPRRGVLADVEKLYERAQRMGDLISGGVRPVPVGGPAEARWNPAPQPGLPGLLEVARGPRLEGWPSAAAMDREVSYNATRPSRIAWIVLVGALVAAIAGWRTRNRTLDAAAAVLLVIGFGVMTWGLGTRWAVGGRVPASNMYESMLFLAWGVGLFALVALVFIRNRLVLVNASAGATLTMLLVDLLPMDGFIHPMPPVLTGTPWLAIHVPIIMVSYAVLALGVIIAHMQIAFGALAPRREDLIEKMADLNYWYTMVGSILLIAGILTGSIWAASSWGRYWGWDPKEVWSLVAFLAYMAILHGRSDRLLGRFGVAAWSIIAFQTILMTYLGVNYVLGTGLHAYGFGDSPIVIWMVLIALAEIAFLAWGGFAQRRGQARTPAAG; from the coding sequence ATGCCGAAGCTCCTCGCCCTGCTGTCCTCCCTCAAGCTCGCCGTGATCCTGCTCGTGCTGCTGCTGCTCGGGCTGTCGGCGGGCACGATCATCGAGTCGCGGTCCGGCGTCGAGGTGGCGGGTCGGCTCGTCTACTACGCGCCCTGGTTCCTGGCGCTCCAGGCGCTGTTCACGGTGAACGTGGTCGCGTCGCTGGTCGCGCTGTTCCCGTACGGGAAGATGCGGATCGGCTACCTGCTCACCCATGGCTCGCTGGTGCTGATCCTGGTCGGCGCGCTCGTCACCTACTTCTTCAAGGTGGAGGGGACGCTCGGCCTGTGGGAGGGCCAGACCGGCAACGAGATCGACCAGGTGGAGAACGGCCAGCTGGTGGCGCGACACACGCTGCCGTTCTCGGTCCGGCTGATGGACTTCCAGATCGACCACTACCCGGGGACGATGCGCCCGGCGCAGTTCCGCAGCTACGTGGTCATCCTCGATGCGCAGACCGGGGCCGGCACGCCCGGCGCGCTCTGGATGAACCACCCGCTGGAGGTGGCGGGGTACACCATCTTCCAGTCGAGCTACCAGCAGGAGAACGGGCGCGAGGCGTCGGTCTTCTCGGTGTCGAAGGACCCGGGCCAGCCCATCGTCTTCGCCGGCTACGTGCTGCTGGTGCTGGGCATGTGCGTGGTGTTCGGCACGCGCATCGTGCAGCGCCGCCGCGCCGCCGCGCTGCTCGCGAGCCTGGCCGTGCTCGCGCTGGCGCGCCCCGCCGCCGCCGAGGATCAGGTGACGAAGGCCGATCTGGAGGCGCTGCGGCGCCTGCCGGTGCAGGCCGACGGGCGCCTCATGCCGCTCGACACGTGGGCGCGCGAGAACGTCTGGAAGATCACCGGCCGGCGGCAGTGGCAGGGCCGCGACTCGGTGGTGGTCGCGGCGGGCTGGCTGGCGAACCCGCAGGCCGCCGCGAACGAGCCGGTGATCGCGCTCGACGACGCGAAGCTCGCCGAGGCGATCGGGCTCCCCGGCGCCACGCACGCGGCGCTGGTGCAGGTGGCGCGCAGCCCGCAGTTCGGGCAGCTCATGCGGCAGGCCTCCGAGCAGGAGGCGCACAACGAGCCGCGCCGCGGCGTCCTCGCCGACGTCGAGAAGCTCTACGAGCGCGCCCAGCGCATGGGCGACCTCATCTCCGGCGGCGTGCGACCGGTGCCGGTGGGCGGGCCCGCCGAGGCGCGCTGGAACCCGGCGCCGCAGCCGGGGCTTCCGGGCCTGCTCGAGGTGGCCCGCGGGCCGCGCCTGGAGGGCTGGCCGTCGGCCGCCGCAATGGATCGCGAGGTCTCGTACAACGCCACGCGCCCGAGCCGCATCGCCTGGATCGTGCTGGTGGGTGCGCTGGTGGCCGCGATCGCCGGCTGGCGCACGCGGAACCGCACGCTCGACGCGGCCGCGGCGGTGCTGCTGGTGATCGGGTTCGGGGTGATGACCTGGGGCCTCGGCACCCGGTGGGCCGTCGGTGGCCGCGTGCCCGCGTCCAACATGTACGAGTCGATGCTGTTCCTGGCGTGGGGCGTGGGCCTGTTCGCGCTCGTCGCGCTCGTGTTCATCCGCAACCGGCTGGTGCTGGTGAACGCGAGCGCCGGCGCCACGCTCACCATGCTGCTGGTGGACCTGCTGCCCATGGACGGCTTCATCCACCCGATGCCGCCGGTGCTCACCGGCACGCCCTGGCTCGCCATCCACGTGCCCATCATCATGGTGAGCTACGCGGTGCTGGCGCTGGGGGTGATCATCGCGCACATGCAGATCGCGTTCGGCGCGCTGGCGCCCAGGCGCGAGGACCTCATCGAGAAGATGGCCGACCTGAACTACTGGTACACGATGGTCGGGTCGATCCTGCTCATCGCCGGCATCCTCACCGGCTCGATCTGGGCGGCGTCGTCGTGGGGCCGGTACTGGGGCTGGGATCCGAAGGAGGTCTGGTCGCTGGTCGCCTTCCTCGCCTACATGGCCATCCTGCACGGCCGCTCCGACCGGCTCCTCGGCCGGTTCGGCGTGGCGGCCTGGAGCATCATCGCGTTCCAGACCATCCTCATGACGTACCTCGGCGTGAACTACGTCCTCGGGACCGGGCTCCACGCGTACGGCTTCGGCGACTCGCCCATCGTGATCTGGATGGTGCTCATCGCGCTGGCCGAGATCGCGTTCCTGGCCTGGGGCGGGTTCGCCCAGCGCCGCGGCCAGGCGCGCACGCCGGCGGCCGGGTAG
- a CDS encoding rubrerythrin family protein produces MPTTAENLKVAFAGESQANRKYLAFARKAEKEGYPQIARLFRAAADAETLHALAHLQNMGGVGSTLENLREAVAGETYEYTEMYPPMVEQAIAEQHKAKTMLDWANRVEKVHATLFKQALAALESGQDLSKMDVYLCPVCGDVEFGVPTDKCPVCGTPASRFEKIA; encoded by the coding sequence ATGCCCACCACCGCGGAGAACCTCAAGGTCGCGTTCGCCGGCGAGAGCCAGGCCAACCGGAAGTACCTCGCGTTCGCGAGGAAGGCGGAGAAGGAGGGCTACCCGCAGATCGCCCGCCTGTTCCGCGCCGCGGCCGACGCCGAGACCCTCCACGCGCTGGCGCACCTGCAGAACATGGGCGGCGTCGGCTCCACGCTCGAGAACCTGCGCGAGGCGGTCGCCGGCGAGACCTACGAGTACACCGAGATGTACCCGCCCATGGTCGAGCAGGCCATCGCCGAGCAGCACAAGGCGAAGACCATGCTCGACTGGGCGAACCGGGTGGAGAAGGTGCACGCCACCCTGTTCAAGCAGGCGCTGGCGGCGCTCGAGTCCGGGCAGGACCTGTCGAAGATGGACGTGTACCTGTGCCCGGTCTGCGGCGACGTCGAGTTCGGCGTCCCCACCGACAAGTGCCCGGTGTGCGGCACGCCCGCGTCGCGGTTCGAGAAGATCGCGTGA